One genomic window of Hymenobacter sp. J193 includes the following:
- a CDS encoding sigma 54-interacting transcriptional regulator, whose translation MPDQDDSLLLYLNDAIATTRDKETLFRTVTEKLRLIFPFDAITILTFDAEHQYRRVFLRDYLGELLLPDQAAGAKPSRAPIEGTPIEQFVRHAHLRQYDLEELLTSYPEYQPFYALLDKGMRYFVVVPLRTSGHLIGLLSLVARRRPAFAPTDEDLLEKIGSLVAVAVTNTLAFEDIARREQEKTMQLALNNALLSIKDRGELFRTIATEINQVVPCDFFGVRLHLPGSPIRAFAEFVKQTDGTFAALDENRRDELPDFEEAKQDAVELFMRPGVYVGADFDSLAERYTMLRYIRENHGTQSLLCTPLDLGDEQTASLIMASHQPLAFTAEMLELILTLVPQIRLAMQNVLAFEQIEALRTQLERERTYLIDEINTTAAARFGDFVGGSPSMQQVFRRVEQVAPTDSTVLITGETGTGKELVARALHNFSPRKERALVKINCAALPAQLIESELFGHEKGAFTGAHDRRIGKFELADGGTIFLDEIGELPLDLQAKLLRVLQEKEFERIGGRRVIHTNVRVLAATNRVLEEEVAAGRFRADLYYRLDVFPIHLPALRERPEDVEPLVRHFLERFTKKLGRPVRTLRPPRPEGPAALPLARQHPGTGACGGAGRYCLHRPVVGVCGLLGHGGWPGPGVSARARPAQNP comes from the coding sequence ATGCCTGACCAGGACGATTCGCTGCTGCTATATCTGAACGACGCCATTGCCACCACCCGGGACAAGGAAACACTCTTTCGCACGGTCACGGAAAAGCTGCGGCTGATTTTTCCCTTCGATGCTATTACCATCCTCACCTTCGACGCCGAGCACCAGTACCGCCGCGTATTTCTGCGCGACTACCTCGGCGAGCTGCTGCTGCCCGACCAGGCGGCGGGTGCCAAGCCCAGCCGGGCCCCCATCGAAGGCACGCCCATCGAGCAGTTCGTGCGCCATGCTCACCTGCGCCAGTACGACCTGGAAGAGCTGCTGACCTCTTACCCCGAGTACCAGCCGTTTTACGCCCTGCTCGATAAAGGCATGCGCTACTTTGTGGTGGTGCCGCTGCGCACCAGCGGGCACCTTATCGGCCTGCTGTCGTTGGTGGCGCGGCGCCGGCCCGCGTTTGCGCCTACTGACGAGGACCTGCTCGAAAAAATCGGCAGTCTGGTAGCCGTGGCCGTTACCAACACGCTGGCCTTCGAGGACATTGCCCGCCGCGAGCAGGAAAAAACGATGCAGCTGGCCCTCAACAATGCCCTGCTCAGCATCAAAGACCGGGGCGAGCTGTTTCGCACCATTGCCACCGAAATCAACCAAGTGGTGCCCTGCGACTTTTTCGGGGTGCGCCTGCACCTGCCCGGCTCACCTATCCGCGCCTTTGCCGAGTTTGTAAAGCAGACCGATGGCACCTTTGCCGCCCTCGACGAAAACCGCCGGGACGAGCTGCCCGACTTCGAGGAAGCCAAGCAGGATGCCGTTGAGCTGTTTATGCGGCCCGGCGTATACGTAGGGGCCGATTTTGACTCCTTGGCGGAGCGCTATACCATGCTGCGCTACATTCGGGAAAATCACGGCACCCAGTCTTTGCTCTGCACGCCTCTGGACCTGGGCGACGAGCAAACGGCGTCCCTTATCATGGCCAGCCATCAGCCCCTGGCCTTCACGGCAGAAATGCTGGAGCTGATTCTGACGCTGGTGCCGCAGATTCGCCTGGCGATGCAGAACGTGCTGGCCTTCGAGCAGATTGAAGCCCTGCGCACCCAGCTGGAGCGCGAGCGAACCTACCTCATCGACGAAATCAACACCACGGCCGCCGCCCGCTTCGGCGACTTCGTGGGCGGCAGCCCCAGCATGCAGCAGGTGTTTCGGCGCGTAGAGCAGGTAGCGCCTACCGATAGCACCGTGCTTATTACCGGCGAAACCGGCACCGGCAAGGAGCTGGTGGCCCGTGCCCTGCACAACTTCTCCCCGCGCAAGGAGCGGGCTTTGGTGAAGATAAACTGCGCGGCCCTGCCTGCGCAACTGATTGAAAGTGAGCTTTTCGGACACGAGAAAGGCGCGTTTACGGGCGCCCACGACCGGCGCATCGGCAAGTTTGAGCTGGCCGATGGGGGCACCATTTTCCTGGACGAAATCGGGGAGCTGCCCCTGGACCTGCAGGCCAAGCTGCTGCGGGTGCTGCAGGAAAAGGAGTTTGAGCGCATTGGCGGGCGGCGCGTGATTCATACCAACGTGCGGGTGCTGGCGGCCACCAACCGCGTGCTGGAAGAGGAGGTAGCCGCTGGCCGCTTCCGCGCCGACCTCTACTACCGCCTCGACGTGTTTCCGATTCATTTGCCGGCCCTGCGCGAGCGGCCCGAGGACGTGGAGCCGCTGGTGCGCCACTTTCTGGAGCGCTTCACCAAAAAATTGGGCCGCCCCGTGCGCACCCTCCGCCCCCCGCGACCTGAAGGCCCTGCAGCGCTACCCCTGGCCCGGCAACATCCGGGAACTGGAGCATGTGGTGGAGCGGGCCGTTATTGCCTCCACCGGCCCGTCGTTGGAGTTTGCGGGCTTCTCGGCCACGGCGGCTGGCCCGGTCCCGGTGTTAGCGCCCGCGCCCGGCCCGCTCAAAACCCTTAA
- a CDS encoding helix-turn-helix domain-containing protein, giving the protein MLAPAPGPLKTLKDQERDHILAALHQTGGRVSGPQGAALLLDINAKTLEARMKKLGIRRAHTVE; this is encoded by the coding sequence GTGTTAGCGCCCGCGCCCGGCCCGCTCAAAACCCTTAAAGACCAGGAACGCGACCATATTCTGGCGGCCCTGCACCAGACGGGTGGCCGCGTGAGTGGCCCGCAGGGAGCCGCTTTACTGCTCGACATCAACGCCAAAACGCTGGAAGCACGCATGAAAAAGCTGGGTATCCGGCGGGCGCATACGGTGGAGTAG
- a CDS encoding M1 family aminopeptidase, producing the protein MRTTLTAVACFLSTLGLAQAPASAPAAPESPYRASATKVNALVHTKLDVGFDYAKRHLNGKAWLTLKPYAYATDSLRLDAKGMDIKTVALVSGDQQQALKYDYSDKQNLRINLGKTVAPGTAYTVYIEYTAKPDELKTKGSAAINDAKGLYFINPDSAVAGKPVQIWTQGETEASSVWFPTIDRPNQKTTSEISMTVPSKYVTLSNGALVSQKPAGAGLRTDTWKMDLPHAPYLFMMAVGDFRITKDTWRGKDVTYYLEPKYAPFAKQIFGNTTDMLEFFSTRLGVEYPWNKYAQIVVRDYVSGAMENTSATLHGDFLQKTDRQLIDREYQTESVIAHELFHQWFGDYVTAESWSNLTVNESFADFSEGLYAEHKYGADAADSHNHRNLRNYLRSPKDAQKHLVRFHYDDKEDMFDLVSYQKGGAILDMLRTYLGDDVFFAGLQKYLQDNKFGNGEAHQLRLALEAVSGQDLNWFFNQWYFSTGHPVVSIDYSWDAAKKVQSVTLKQNQPGQVFQLPMAIDYWVNGKPQRQRVMMTQASQTFTMPLPAKPDLVDVDAEKTLVWQQTDNKPLAEFAYQYEHAPLYVARREALLAAEAKQTTDAAARKLLVSGLNDKFNNLRMVSAERLKLDNKEVAKLAAPALRKRLSVEKDPVATASLLTVLAKLQDKKDEKLFTQQLKAQSYGVQAAALKGLGGVNTKAALAKAKELEASDEASISQAVAGVYSQHGGDAQWNYVRTRFDAASEQERFGYFEGMGAMLTRLSEPKAFAEDVERLRGLGVKYKQYGADEPIIGMLQAAIKAQEGKPNAATNKPVAEKAIADIQAAK; encoded by the coding sequence ATGAGAACAACCCTTACTGCCGTTGCCTGCTTTCTAAGCACGCTGGGCCTGGCCCAGGCCCCCGCTTCGGCTCCCGCCGCCCCCGAGTCGCCCTACCGCGCTTCGGCCACGAAGGTCAATGCCCTGGTGCACACCAAGCTGGACGTTGGTTTCGACTACGCAAAGCGCCACCTCAACGGCAAGGCCTGGCTGACGCTCAAGCCCTACGCCTACGCCACCGACTCCCTGCGGCTGGATGCCAAAGGAATGGACATCAAAACCGTAGCCCTAGTGAGCGGCGACCAGCAGCAGGCGCTGAAATACGACTACTCCGATAAGCAGAACCTGCGCATCAACCTGGGCAAAACGGTGGCACCGGGCACGGCTTACACCGTGTACATCGAGTACACGGCCAAGCCCGACGAGCTGAAAACCAAAGGCAGCGCGGCCATCAACGACGCCAAGGGCCTGTACTTTATCAACCCCGACAGCGCCGTGGCCGGCAAGCCCGTGCAGATCTGGACCCAGGGCGAGACGGAAGCTTCCTCGGTGTGGTTCCCCACCATCGACCGGCCCAACCAGAAAACCACGTCCGAAATCAGCATGACGGTACCCAGCAAGTACGTGACGCTGAGCAACGGGGCGCTGGTAAGCCAGAAACCCGCCGGCGCTGGCCTGCGCACCGACACCTGGAAGATGGACCTGCCCCACGCGCCCTACCTGTTTATGATGGCCGTGGGTGACTTCCGCATCACGAAGGACACCTGGCGCGGCAAAGACGTGACTTATTACCTGGAGCCCAAGTACGCGCCCTTCGCCAAGCAGATTTTCGGCAACACCACCGACATGCTGGAGTTTTTCTCGACTCGCCTGGGCGTGGAGTACCCCTGGAACAAGTACGCCCAGATTGTGGTGCGCGACTACGTGAGCGGGGCCATGGAAAACACTTCGGCCACCCTGCACGGAGACTTCCTGCAGAAAACTGACCGGCAGCTCATCGACCGGGAATACCAGACCGAGTCGGTTATTGCCCACGAGCTGTTTCACCAGTGGTTTGGCGACTACGTAACGGCTGAAAGCTGGAGCAACCTGACGGTGAACGAAAGCTTCGCCGACTTCTCCGAGGGCCTGTACGCCGAGCACAAGTACGGGGCCGATGCCGCCGACTCGCACAACCACCGCAACCTGCGCAACTACCTGCGCAGCCCCAAAGACGCCCAGAAGCACCTCGTGCGCTTCCACTACGACGACAAGGAGGACATGTTTGACCTGGTAAGCTACCAGAAGGGTGGGGCCATTCTGGACATGCTGCGTACCTACCTCGGCGACGACGTGTTCTTTGCGGGCCTGCAGAAGTACTTGCAGGACAATAAGTTTGGTAACGGTGAAGCCCACCAGCTGCGCCTGGCGCTGGAAGCCGTATCGGGCCAGGACCTGAACTGGTTTTTCAACCAATGGTACTTCAGCACGGGCCACCCCGTGGTGAGCATCGACTACAGCTGGGATGCGGCCAAGAAAGTGCAGTCCGTCACGCTCAAGCAAAACCAGCCCGGGCAGGTGTTTCAGCTGCCCATGGCCATTGATTACTGGGTAAACGGCAAGCCCCAGCGCCAGCGCGTGATGATGACCCAGGCCAGCCAGACCTTCACCATGCCCTTACCTGCTAAGCCCGACCTGGTGGATGTGGATGCCGAGAAAACCCTGGTGTGGCAGCAGACCGACAACAAGCCCCTGGCGGAGTTTGCGTACCAGTACGAGCACGCTCCGCTGTACGTAGCGCGCCGCGAGGCCCTGTTGGCCGCCGAGGCCAAGCAAACCACCGACGCCGCTGCCCGCAAGCTCCTGGTCTCCGGCCTCAACGACAAGTTCAACAACCTGCGAATGGTATCGGCCGAGCGCCTCAAGCTCGACAACAAGGAAGTAGCCAAGCTGGCGGCCCCAGCCCTGCGCAAGCGCCTGAGCGTGGAAAAAGACCCGGTAGCCACGGCTTCCCTGCTCACGGTGCTGGCCAAGCTCCAGGACAAGAAGGATGAAAAGCTGTTCACGCAGCAGCTCAAGGCCCAGTCGTACGGAGTGCAGGCCGCCGCGCTGAAAGGCCTGGGTGGCGTAAACACGAAAGCGGCCCTGGCTAAAGCCAAGGAGTTGGAAGCCAGCGACGAAGCCAGCATTAGCCAGGCGGTGGCCGGCGTGTATAGCCAGCACGGCGGCGACGCCCAGTGGAACTACGTGCGTACCCGCTTTGATGCCGCCAGTGAGCAGGAGCGGTTTGGCTACTTCGAAGGCATGGGCGCTATGCTCACCCGCCTCAGCGAGCCGAAAGCCTTTGCCGAAGACGTAGAGCGTCTCCGCGGCCTGGGCGTGAAATACAAGCAGTACGGCGCCGATGAGCCCATCATCGGGATGCTGCAGGCCGCCATCAAAGCCCAGGAAGGCAAGCCCAACGCCGCTACCAACAAGCCGGTAGCCGAAAAGGCCATTGCCGACATCCAGGCCGCGAAATAG
- a CDS encoding McrB family protein has protein sequence MAARQRGAHQPPTRKAGLHYCHQAAHAGQLPLDGDVAEQEQLTDLYTGRPSRQPLRLPKATAAAEPTATYGSGPAYDRAQAEQEVFIGPEKLDAALAGLRRRKNLLLQGPPGTGKTFLARRLAWLELGAQDAARTELVQFHPSYSYEDFVQGFRPDAGGKFRLTDGLLVQLCRRAAQDPTRPYFLLIDELNRGNVSRIFGELLLLLEADKRGPAHAVALPYAPAGTHFYVPENLYVIGTMNTADRSLTPLDYALRRRFAFVELEPEFGPAFQAFLGRQGVAAEIIQQIVSRLTELNQTIADDPDLGPDFRIGHSYFCQPPTQQEEQSDWLRLILEQEIAPLLTEYWLDEPAKASAARRRLLA, from the coding sequence GTGGCCGCTCGGCAGCGGGGCGCCCACCAACCGCCTACTCGAAAAGCTGGACTTCACTATTGCCACCAAGCGGCCCACGCTGGCCAACTCCCCCTGGACGGAGACGTGGCCGAGCAGGAGCAGCTTACGGACCTTTATACTGGGCGCCCAAGCCGGCAGCCGCTCCGGCTTCCCAAGGCCACTGCGGCCGCCGAGCCTACAGCGACCTATGGTTCCGGCCCCGCATACGACCGGGCTCAAGCCGAGCAGGAAGTATTCATCGGCCCCGAAAAGCTGGATGCGGCCCTGGCCGGGCTGCGGCGGCGTAAGAACCTGCTGCTGCAAGGCCCGCCTGGCACCGGCAAAACGTTTCTCGCCCGGCGCCTGGCCTGGCTAGAGCTGGGCGCCCAGGATGCGGCCCGCACCGAGCTGGTTCAGTTCCACCCGAGCTACAGCTACGAGGACTTCGTGCAAGGCTTCCGGCCCGATGCGGGCGGCAAATTCCGGCTGACTGATGGGCTGCTGGTGCAGCTGTGCCGCCGCGCCGCCCAGGACCCCACGCGGCCTTATTTCCTGCTGATTGACGAGCTGAACCGGGGCAACGTGAGCCGCATCTTCGGGGAGCTGCTGCTATTGCTGGAAGCCGACAAGCGCGGACCGGCCCACGCCGTAGCCTTGCCGTACGCTCCGGCCGGTACCCACTTCTATGTACCCGAAAACCTGTACGTCATCGGCACCATGAACACCGCCGACCGCTCCCTCACGCCCCTGGACTATGCCCTGCGCCGGCGGTTTGCCTTCGTGGAGTTGGAGCCGGAGTTTGGGCCTGCGTTTCAGGCGTTTCTGGGCCGGCAAGGCGTAGCAGCAGAAATCATCCAGCAGATAGTCAGCCGCCTGACGGAACTCAACCAAACCATAGCCGACGACCCCGACCTGGGCCCGGACTTCCGCATCGGCCACAGCTACTTCTGCCAGCCGCCTACACAGCAGGAAGAACAGTCTGACTGGCTCCGGCTGATTCTGGAACAGGAAATTGCGCCATTGCTCACGGAATATTGGCTCGATGAACCCGCCAAAGCATCGGCCGCCCGGCGCCGCTTGCTGGCATAA
- a CDS encoding TldD/PmbA family protein — protein sequence MKRRDFVGLTGLATGALFLPGLPSLGGTLVHPERLLETVDPAVKKRLADSALNAAKSAGASYADVRIGRYLNQSIFTREKQVQNIASGESFGAGVRVIANGTWGFAATNTVTEAGLAKAAQLAVAIAKANAKVQKEQVKLAPQKGYGEVTWKTPIVQSAFEVPIAQKVDLLLSANGRALENGASFVNSALFQVNEQKYFASTDGSYIDQDVHRIWPTFSVTAVDRASGKFRTREALSSPMGLGYEYMVPKAQDKIAGPAGSGLTGYKNSYDILEDAALAAKQTKEKLTAKSVTPGKYDLVLDPNHLGLTIHESIGHATELDRVLGYEANYAGTSFATLEWKKQGKPYGSKIVNIVADKTQPGSLGAVGYDDEGVKTGQWDIIKEGQLVDYQKIRDQAAMVGQDHSDGCCYAQSWQDVQFQRMANISLQPGKQKMSVDDMIKNVDKGIYIAGRGSFSIDQQRYNSQFGGTVFYAIEKGKIAGMVEDVAYQTNTVEFWNSCAAICDQSDYRMFGSFFDGKGQPSQVSAVSHGSSTTRFNGVNVINTARKI from the coding sequence TTGAAACGACGCGACTTTGTAGGGCTGACCGGTCTGGCGACCGGGGCTCTGTTCCTGCCCGGCTTGCCCAGCCTGGGCGGCACCCTGGTGCACCCCGAACGCCTGCTCGAAACCGTGGACCCGGCCGTAAAAAAACGCCTGGCCGATTCGGCCCTGAACGCGGCCAAATCGGCGGGCGCTTCCTACGCCGACGTGCGCATCGGGCGCTACCTCAACCAAAGCATCTTTACCCGCGAAAAGCAGGTGCAGAATATTGCCAGCGGGGAAAGCTTCGGGGCCGGCGTGCGCGTCATTGCCAACGGCACCTGGGGCTTTGCGGCCACCAACACCGTGACGGAAGCCGGCCTGGCCAAGGCCGCGCAGCTGGCCGTAGCCATTGCCAAGGCCAACGCCAAAGTGCAAAAAGAGCAGGTGAAGCTGGCCCCGCAGAAAGGCTACGGGGAAGTAACCTGGAAAACGCCCATCGTGCAGAGTGCCTTTGAGGTGCCCATTGCCCAGAAGGTGGACCTGCTGCTGTCGGCCAATGGCCGGGCGCTGGAAAATGGCGCTTCCTTCGTGAACTCGGCCTTGTTTCAGGTGAATGAGCAGAAGTACTTTGCCAGCACCGACGGTTCGTACATCGACCAGGACGTGCACCGCATCTGGCCCACGTTCAGCGTAACGGCCGTAGACCGGGCCAGCGGCAAGTTCCGCACCCGGGAAGCGCTCAGCTCACCCATGGGCCTGGGCTACGAGTACATGGTACCGAAAGCCCAGGACAAGATTGCCGGCCCCGCCGGCTCGGGCCTCACGGGTTATAAAAACAGCTACGACATCCTGGAAGACGCGGCCCTGGCCGCCAAGCAGACCAAGGAAAAACTCACGGCCAAGAGCGTAACGCCCGGCAAGTACGACCTCGTGCTGGACCCCAACCACCTGGGTCTCACCATCCACGAAAGCATAGGCCACGCCACCGAGCTGGACCGGGTGCTGGGCTACGAGGCCAACTACGCGGGTACTTCCTTCGCCACGCTGGAGTGGAAAAAGCAGGGCAAGCCCTACGGCTCAAAAATCGTGAACATCGTGGCCGACAAAACCCAGCCCGGTTCTCTGGGCGCGGTGGGCTACGACGACGAAGGCGTGAAAACGGGCCAGTGGGACATCATCAAGGAAGGCCAGCTGGTAGACTACCAGAAAATCCGCGACCAGGCCGCCATGGTGGGCCAGGACCATTCTGATGGGTGCTGCTACGCGCAGTCGTGGCAGGACGTGCAGTTCCAGCGCATGGCCAACATCAGCCTGCAGCCCGGCAAGCAGAAGATGAGCGTGGACGACATGATCAAGAACGTGGACAAGGGCATCTACATTGCCGGCCGCGGCTCGTTCTCCATCGACCAGCAGCGCTACAACTCTCAGTTTGGCGGTACGGTGTTCTACGCCATTGAGAAGGGCAAGATTGCCGGCATGGTTGAAGACGTGGCCTACCAAACCAATACGGTAGAGTTCTGGAACTCCTGCGCGGCCATCTGCGACCAGTCGGATTACCGCATGTTCGGCTCGTTCTTCGACGGCAAGGGCCAGCCCAGCCAGGTGTCGGCCGTGAGCCATGGCTCCAGCACCACCCGCTTCAACGGCGTGAACGTCATCAATACCGCCCGGAAAATTTAA
- a CDS encoding TldD/PmbA family protein: MAILSKDEAQNILKKVLSFSTADECEVTLNGTTGGNVRSARNAISTSGALDNVSLAVESRFGKRSGVATCNEFDDATLRRCVQRAEEIARLAPENPDYVPLLGPQQYLASPLSFAQSTAGITPDFRAQQMAATLQLCEQRKLSSAAFLEDSAGFVAKRNNKGLEAYQQATDLTFSITVRTPDGTGSGYATADYNDASKFDAARLAKTAADKAAMSRQAKALEPGKYTVILEPAALVANSDASLLGAMMGAMDARSADEGRSFLSKKGGGNKKGEKLFDERVTIYSDPTHPEIADLTFAGDGRPRQKTTWVEKGVVKNLYSSRFWAQKQGIPDLPPPGGFIMEGGTQSLEEMIKGTAKGILVTRLWYIRPVDPQTLLYTGLTRDGTFYIENGKIKHPIKNFRFNESPIIMLNNLEALGKPQRVAGNLVPPLKIRDFTFTSLSDAV, from the coding sequence ATGGCTATTCTCTCCAAGGACGAAGCCCAGAATATTCTTAAGAAGGTCCTCAGCTTCAGCACCGCCGATGAGTGCGAGGTGACGCTGAACGGCACCACCGGCGGCAACGTGCGCTCGGCCCGTAACGCCATCAGCACCAGCGGCGCCCTCGACAACGTTTCCCTGGCCGTGGAGTCGCGGTTTGGCAAGCGCAGCGGCGTGGCTACCTGCAACGAATTCGACGACGCCACCCTACGGCGCTGCGTGCAGCGGGCCGAGGAAATTGCCCGCCTCGCCCCCGAAAACCCCGACTACGTGCCCCTGCTGGGCCCCCAGCAATACCTGGCGTCGCCGCTGTCGTTTGCCCAAAGCACGGCGGGCATCACGCCCGATTTCCGCGCCCAGCAAATGGCGGCCACCCTGCAACTGTGCGAGCAGCGCAAGCTGTCCTCGGCCGCCTTTCTGGAAGACTCGGCGGGCTTTGTGGCCAAGCGCAACAACAAAGGGCTGGAGGCCTACCAGCAGGCTACCGACCTCACCTTCAGCATTACGGTGCGCACGCCCGATGGCACGGGTTCCGGCTACGCCACCGCCGACTACAACGACGCCAGCAAGTTCGACGCCGCCCGCCTGGCCAAAACGGCCGCCGATAAAGCGGCCATGTCGCGGCAGGCTAAGGCCCTGGAGCCGGGCAAGTACACCGTGATTCTGGAGCCGGCCGCCCTGGTTGCCAACTCCGACGCCTCGCTGCTGGGCGCCATGATGGGGGCCATGGATGCCCGCTCCGCTGACGAAGGCCGCTCCTTCCTGAGCAAGAAAGGCGGCGGCAATAAGAAGGGCGAAAAGCTGTTCGACGAGCGGGTCACCATCTACTCCGACCCCACACACCCCGAAATTGCGGACCTCACCTTTGCCGGCGACGGACGCCCCCGCCAGAAAACCACCTGGGTGGAAAAAGGCGTGGTGAAGAACCTGTACTCTTCGCGCTTCTGGGCCCAGAAGCAGGGCATTCCGGATCTGCCCCCGCCCGGCGGCTTCATCATGGAAGGCGGCACGCAGAGCCTGGAGGAAATGATTAAGGGCACGGCCAAAGGCATCCTGGTTACCCGCCTCTGGTACATCCGCCCCGTGGACCCGCAGACCCTGCTCTACACGGGCCTGACGCGGGACGGGACGTTCTACATCGAGAACGGGAAGATCAAGCACCCCATCAAGAACTTCCGCTTCAACGAGTCGCCCATCATCATGCTTAACAACCTGGAGGCCCTGGGTAAGCCCCAGCGCGTGGCGGGCAACCTGGTGCCCCCGTTGAAGATTCGGGACTTCACCTTCACCAGCCTCTCCGACGCGGTATAG
- a CDS encoding GIY-YIG nuclease family protein — translation MQMRHHQYFVYLLTNPKRTVLYTGVTNDLTRRLDEHIAQEGRPFTFAGRYFCNLLMHWEAFQDVQQAIAREKEIKGWRREKKDALIKTHNPEWRDLTTEIMED, via the coding sequence ATGCAGATGCGCCATCATCAGTATTTTGTCTATCTGCTGACCAATCCTAAGCGCACGGTACTCTATACTGGCGTCACGAATGACCTGACGCGAAGACTGGATGAGCACATAGCCCAGGAAGGCCGCCCATTTACGTTTGCCGGCCGCTATTTCTGCAACCTGCTTATGCATTGGGAGGCCTTCCAAGATGTGCAGCAGGCTATAGCCCGCGAAAAAGAAATAAAAGGCTGGCGCCGGGAAAAGAAGGATGCGCTGATCAAGACACACAACCCCGAATGGCGCGACTTAACCACAGAAATAATGGAGGACTAA
- a CDS encoding TldD/PmbA family protein, translating into MKRRDFIGITGLATGALFLPSLPGMGGVLVDPEQLLETIDPALKKRLADAALNAAKSAGASYADVRIGRYLNQYVFTREKQVQNITSTESFGVGVRALVNGAWGFASTNLVTEAGIVQAAKNAVAIAKANQRVQKEPVKLAAQKGYGEVSWKTPIERNAFEVPVKEKVDLLLAANAKALDNGASYVNSALFQVNEQKYFASTDGSYIDQDVHRIWPTFNVTVIDRATGKFRSRDAMASPMGLGYEYLTPRASDKLMGPQGTGVIGYKQRYDMLEDAALAAKQAKEKLTAKSVTPGKYDLVLDPSHLGLTIHESVGHPTELDRVLGYEANYAGTSFATLDWKAKGQPYGSKLVNIVADKLQPGTLGAVGYDDEGVKTKKWDIIKDGKLVNYQKIRDQAHVMGQQESDGCCYADSWSSVQFQRMPNISLRPGSAKLSVDEMIKNVDKGIYIAGEGSYSIDQQRYNFQFGGKVFYAIEKGKIAGMIEDVAYQANTQEFWGSCAAICDQSDYRFLGTFFDGKGQPGQVSAVSHGSSTTRFNGVNVINTARKI; encoded by the coding sequence TTGAAAAGACGAGATTTTATTGGCATCACGGGCTTAGCTACCGGGGCTTTGTTCTTACCGAGCCTGCCCGGCATGGGTGGGGTGCTGGTAGACCCCGAGCAGCTGCTCGAAACCATCGACCCGGCCCTGAAAAAGCGCCTGGCCGATGCGGCCCTGAACGCGGCTAAATCGGCGGGAGCTTCCTACGCCGACGTGCGCATCGGGCGCTACCTCAACCAGTACGTGTTTACCCGCGAAAAGCAGGTGCAGAACATTACCAGCACCGAGAGCTTCGGGGTGGGCGTGCGGGCGTTGGTGAACGGGGCCTGGGGCTTTGCTTCCACCAACCTCGTCACGGAAGCCGGCATTGTGCAGGCCGCCAAAAACGCCGTCGCCATTGCCAAGGCCAACCAGCGCGTGCAAAAGGAGCCGGTGAAGCTGGCCGCGCAGAAAGGCTACGGGGAGGTGAGCTGGAAAACGCCCATTGAGCGCAACGCCTTCGAAGTGCCGGTGAAGGAAAAGGTGGATCTGCTGCTGGCTGCCAACGCCAAGGCCCTGGACAACGGCGCCAGCTACGTCAACTCGGCCCTGTTTCAGGTGAACGAGCAGAAGTACTTCGCCAGCACCGACGGCTCCTACATCGACCAGGATGTGCACCGCATCTGGCCCACGTTCAACGTTACCGTTATTGACCGCGCCACCGGCAAATTCCGTTCCCGCGACGCCATGGCCTCGCCCATGGGCCTGGGCTACGAGTACCTCACGCCTCGCGCCAGCGACAAGCTAATGGGCCCGCAGGGAACCGGCGTTATCGGCTACAAGCAGCGCTACGACATGCTGGAAGACGCAGCCCTGGCTGCCAAGCAGGCCAAGGAAAAGCTCACGGCTAAGTCTGTGACACCCGGCAAGTACGACCTCGTGCTCGACCCCAGCCACCTGGGTCTGACCATCCACGAATCGGTAGGGCACCCTACGGAGCTGGACCGGGTGCTGGGCTACGAAGCCAACTACGCCGGCACGTCCTTCGCGACGCTCGACTGGAAAGCCAAAGGCCAGCCCTATGGCTCCAAGCTGGTGAACATTGTGGCCGACAAGCTGCAGCCCGGCACGCTGGGCGCGGTGGGCTACGACGACGAGGGCGTGAAAACCAAGAAGTGGGACATCATCAAGGACGGAAAGCTGGTGAACTACCAGAAAATCCGGGACCAGGCGCACGTCATGGGTCAGCAGGAATCGGACGGGTGCTGCTACGCCGACTCCTGGAGCAGCGTGCAGTTTCAGCGTATGCCCAACATCAGCCTCCGCCCCGGCTCGGCCAAACTAAGCGTGGACGAGATGATCAAGAACGTGGACAAGGGCATCTACATTGCGGGGGAAGGCTCCTACTCCATCGACCAGCAGCGCTACAACTTCCAGTTCGGGGGCAAGGTGTTCTACGCCATTGAGAAGGGTAAAATTGCCGGCATGATTGAGGACGTTGCCTATCAGGCCAACACCCAGGAGTTCTGGGGCAGCTGCGCGGCCATCTGTGACCAGTCGGACTACCGCTTCCTGGGCACGTTCTTCGACGGCAAAGGCCAGCCCGGTCAGGTATCGGCCGTGAGCCACGGCTCCAGCACCACCCGCTTCAACGGCGTGAACGTCATCAATACCGCCCGGAAAATCTGA
- a CDS encoding four helix bundle protein has product MREAQHAESRADFIHKCKVAAKEASETEYWLLLCQQAPNYPDPPAEMLSRCWISAGCFPA; this is encoded by the coding sequence GTGCGGGAAGCCCAGCATGCGGAAAGCCGTGCCGACTTTATCCATAAATGCAAGGTTGCAGCGAAAGAAGCCAGCGAAACAGAATATTGGCTGCTCCTGTGCCAGCAAGCACCCAACTACCCTGATCCACCAGCCGAGATGCTGAGCCGCTGCTGGATATCTGCCGGCTGCTTTCCCGCATAA